In one Methanobacteriaceae archaeon genomic region, the following are encoded:
- a CDS encoding HEAT repeat domain-containing protein — protein sequence MGFYDLSKEERIKFVQKMELEVKSELKKDEILENSNISKYASDDDSYIRKNLYLILSRIYLNDYDFQEKIITTTKLLYQSSDEKQRQTAVFAWGEIGKLEFDKVAPLFEMALNDNSHKVKSSIMGSLKKMGEKNPQPTLIFVQKFLNHPDPEIRRLMVHGIELRGRTHPEDVLFILHQLQNEVTPRVRNMIIHVIGQISYKEGCLETVVLDLKNWENEDLVKKSLEEIIKVHQRYNFAVKSESEAISYIKSKFGFNFILEDNYDIDRDNLQSINNK from the coding sequence ATGGGTTTTTACGATCTTTCCAAGGAAGAAAGGATAAAATTTGTTCAAAAGATGGAATTAGAAGTGAAATCAGAACTTAAAAAGGATGAAATTTTAGAAAATTCAAATATTTCTAAATATGCTTCTGATGATGATTCTTACATTCGTAAAAATCTTTATCTTATTTTAAGTAGGATATACTTGAATGATTATGATTTTCAGGAAAAAATAATCACCACAACTAAATTATTATACCAAAGTTCTGATGAAAAACAGAGACAGACTGCGGTTTTTGCTTGGGGTGAAATTGGCAAACTTGAATTTGATAAAGTGGCTCCTCTTTTTGAAATGGCCTTAAATGACAATAGTCACAAAGTTAAAAGTTCAATAATGGGTTCTTTAAAGAAAATGGGAGAAAAAAATCCTCAACCAACTTTAATATTTGTTCAAAAATTTTTAAATCATCCTGACCCCGAAATCAGGCGATTGATGGTGCATGGAATTGAATTAAGGGGGAGAACTCATCCAGAAGATGTTTTATTTATTCTTCACCAACTCCAAAATGAAGTTACTCCTCGAGTCCGAAATATGATTATTCATGTTATTGGCCAGATAAGTTACAAAGAAGGATGTTTGGAAACAGTTGTTTTAGATTTAAAAAACTGGGAAAATGAGGATCTGGTTAAAAAATCATTGGAAGAGATAATTAAAGTACATCAAAGGTATAATTTTGCAGTTAAATCTGAAAGTGAGGCCATATCATATATAAAAAGTAAATTTGGATTTAATTTTATTTTAGAAGATAATTACGATATTGATAGAGATAATCTTCAATCTATAAATAATAAATGA
- a CDS encoding thioredoxin family protein, with protein sequence MKISLKIWVIAALIIVVIAGVAMALNSFNNSNQSLTNNYNNVSNESNQSYSLKWYNNLDSAISEAQKTNKLVFAFFSANWCPACQQLESETLVNEKVTQKLSQNYVAVKIDVDTNPELSSKYGIYSIPTLIIMNSNGEEIKKIEGYKSPDQLLSAL encoded by the coding sequence ATGAAGATTTCTCTTAAAATCTGGGTTATTGCTGCTTTGATAATAGTAGTAATTGCTGGTGTGGCCATGGCTTTAAACAGTTTTAATAATAGCAATCAGTCATTAACTAATAATTATAATAATGTTTCTAATGAATCTAATCAATCTTATAGTTTGAAATGGTACAATAATCTTGACTCTGCTATTTCAGAAGCTCAAAAAACAAATAAATTAGTATTTGCATTTTTCTCAGCTAACTGGTGCCCTGCCTGCCAACAACTAGAATCAGAAACTCTAGTAAATGAAAAGGTTACCCAGAAACTGTCCCAAAATTATGTGGCAGTTAAAATAGATGTGGATACCAATCCAGAACTGTCATCTAAATATGGAATATACAGTATTCCAACTTTAATAATTATGAACTCTAATGGGGAAGAAATTAAAAAAATTGAGGGATATAAATCTCCAGATCAACTTTTAAGCGCATTATAA
- a CDS encoding MoaD/ThiS family protein: MKFTLIIGDEKESREVSEEKTIKSVLEDMDFPLETVVVKKNGQIVIEEEIIADGDIIEVIKVIYGG; the protein is encoded by the coding sequence ATGAAATTTACATTAATCATTGGTGATGAAAAGGAATCCAGAGAAGTTTCAGAAGAAAAAACCATTAAAAGTGTTTTAGAAGATATGGATTTTCCATTAGAAACAGTGGTTGTTAAAAAAAATGGTCAGATTGTCATAGAGGAAGAAATAATTGCTGATGGGGATATTATTGAAGTTATTAAGGTTATATATGGTGGATAA
- a CDS encoding cytochrome c biogenesis CcdA family protein, translating to MDIVPLFSFLAGIASVLSPCVLPVIPVLIGYTLAERRKTEILAFVMGLFLIFTITIVLTILFTAAINYYLHYFRIIASIILIVMGIMIIVNKNLFKFSHVSDSNRRGVFGSFLWGILTSLAWAPCYGTYLIALITFSISTGNAFYSALNLLLYTAGFSISILVLGLLVSSANIEKLAKKANLIRKMSGILITWAGIYMIWLALA from the coding sequence ATGGATATTGTCCCGTTATTCTCATTTTTAGCAGGAATTGCTTCAGTATTATCTCCATGTGTTTTACCCGTTATACCAGTTTTAATCGGGTATACTTTGGCAGAGCGTAGAAAAACTGAAATTTTAGCTTTTGTAATGGGTCTTTTTTTAATTTTTACCATAACTATAGTATTGACCATACTTTTCACCGCGGCCATAAATTATTATCTCCATTATTTTAGAATAATAGCTTCCATAATACTGATTGTGATGGGGATAATGATTATTGTCAATAAAAACCTTTTTAAATTTTCACATGTGTCTGATTCCAATCGTCGAGGTGTATTTGGATCGTTTCTATGGGGAATTTTAACTTCACTGGCCTGGGCCCCTTGTTATGGCACTTATCTTATAGCGTTAATCACTTTCAGCATTTCAACAGGAAATGCTTTCTACAGTGCTCTAAATTTACTTTTATACACCGCAGGATTTTCCATTAGTATATTAGTTTTAGGATTACTAGTTTCCAGTGCAAATATTGAAAAATTGGCCAAAAAAGCGAATTTAATAAGAAAAATGTCTGGAATTTTAATTACATGGGCTGGAATTTATATGATTTGGCTAGCCCTAGCTTAA
- the mer gene encoding 5,10-methylenetetrahydromethanopterin reductase gives MKFGIEFVPNEPIEKIVKLVKLAEDVGFEYAWITDHYNNKNVYETLALIAAGTETIKMGPGVTNPYVRSPAITASAITTLDELSNGRATLGIGPGDKATFDALGIEWTKPVSTIKSAITMMETMMAGGKTESGASLMGTKAVQEKIPIYMGAQGPMMLKTAGGFSDGALINASNPKDFEAAVPLIKEGADAEGKSISDVDIAAYTCCSIDDDAGKALGAAKIVVAFIAAGSPPPVFERHGLAPDTGAKFGEFLGKGDFGGAIGAVTDDLMDAFSVVGTPAEFIPKIEALGEMGVTQYVAGSPIGPDKEKSIKLLGEVISSF, from the coding sequence ATGAAGTTCGGTATCGAATTTGTTCCAAATGAGCCAATTGAAAAAATTGTAAAGCTTGTAAAACTGGCAGAAGATGTAGGATTTGAATACGCCTGGATCACTGACCACTACAACAATAAAAACGTATATGAAACCTTAGCATTAATTGCTGCAGGAACTGAAACTATTAAAATGGGACCTGGTGTGACCAACCCATACGTGAGAAGCCCTGCTATAACTGCTTCCGCGATTACCACCCTAGACGAACTCTCCAACGGAAGAGCAACTTTAGGTATTGGACCTGGTGACAAAGCTACCTTTGACGCCTTGGGAATTGAATGGACTAAACCTGTAAGTACCATTAAAAGCGCTATCACCATGATGGAAACCATGATGGCTGGTGGAAAAACCGAAAGTGGTGCAAGCTTAATGGGTACCAAAGCTGTCCAAGAAAAGATCCCAATTTACATGGGTGCTCAAGGACCAATGATGTTAAAAACCGCTGGAGGATTCTCCGACGGTGCATTAATTAACGCATCAAACCCAAAAGACTTTGAAGCTGCTGTACCTCTAATTAAAGAAGGAGCAGACGCAGAAGGTAAATCCATATCAGACGTTGACATAGCAGCATACACTTGTTGTTCCATAGATGACGACGCTGGTAAAGCATTAGGTGCTGCAAAAATCGTTGTTGCATTCATCGCAGCAGGATCCCCACCGCCTGTATTCGAAAGACACGGACTAGCCCCTGACACAGGAGCTAAATTCGGAGAATTCTTAGGTAAAGGTGACTTCGGTGGAGCTATCGGAGCAGTTACTGACGACTTAATGGATGCATTCTCTGTTGTAGGAACCCCTGCAGAATTCATACCAAAAATCGAAGCTCTCGGTGAAATGGGTGTAACTCAATATGTAGCTGGTTCTCCAATCGGACCTGACAAAGAAAAATCCATAAAATTACTGGGAGAAGTTATATCTAGCTTCTAA
- a CDS encoding archaeosine biosynthesis radical SAM protein RaSEA, with translation MKIQELSQEIRAKSLKRIKEKTPQELSATWSHEDLTYSGEGPTIFMILPTTGCAWALAESGGCTMCSYISESSLEPVSAATLVEIFNDLLGRYELNEPTAIKIFTSGSFLNQSEFPLEARNEILNTLDGLENVSEVIVESRPEYVTKEEVLACCSLIPEKIFEISMGLETSDDYTREFKVNKGFNKQDFEKAVDVIKGLKSEYNVKSKAYVLIKPILTSEKDAIEEAVQTAIYAEEKGVDRVSFCPSTIHKGTVMEELWRKGSYQPPRVWSVLEVLNRVRESVKIPSIMDTSGFGSRRGPYNCKNCNDKLKKIIMKSNLDQSTIKDFKCDCKVEWETETKFGDINRSPSRIQYPKN, from the coding sequence ATGAAAATTCAAGAACTTTCACAAGAAATAAGGGCCAAATCTCTAAAAAGAATAAAAGAAAAAACTCCACAAGAACTTTCAGCCACTTGGTCTCATGAAGACCTCACTTATTCTGGTGAAGGACCAACCATATTCATGATTTTACCAACAACTGGTTGCGCGTGGGCGCTTGCTGAAAGTGGAGGTTGTACCATGTGCAGTTACATCTCAGAGTCCAGTTTAGAACCAGTTTCAGCTGCCACATTAGTTGAAATTTTTAATGATCTGCTTGGGAGATATGAATTAAATGAACCGACTGCAATAAAGATATTTACTTCAGGAAGCTTTTTAAATCAGAGTGAATTTCCTCTAGAAGCAAGAAACGAAATATTGAATACTTTAGATGGACTAGAAAACGTCTCAGAAGTTATTGTAGAATCAAGACCAGAATATGTGACTAAAGAAGAAGTTTTAGCTTGTTGTTCTCTGATTCCGGAAAAGATATTTGAAATAAGTATGGGCCTGGAAACCAGCGATGATTATACAAGGGAATTCAAAGTAAATAAGGGTTTTAACAAGCAAGATTTTGAAAAAGCTGTGGATGTTATTAAAGGCCTTAAAAGTGAATATAATGTCAAATCAAAAGCATATGTTCTTATAAAGCCTATTTTAACTTCTGAAAAAGATGCTATTGAAGAGGCGGTGCAAACAGCAATTTATGCTGAGGAAAAAGGCGTTGATAGAGTTTCATTCTGCCCATCAACCATTCATAAAGGAACTGTTATGGAAGAACTCTGGAGAAAAGGATCCTACCAGCCACCTAGAGTATGGAGTGTCTTAGAAGTCCTGAATAGGGTTAGAGAATCTGTAAAAATACCGTCCATAATGGATACTTCTGGTTTTGGAAGTCGTAGAGGCCCTTACAACTGTAAAAATTGCAATGATAAATTGAAAAAGATAATAATGAAATCTAATCTTGATCAAAGTACTATAAAAGATTTCAAATGTGATTGTAAGGTTGAATGGGAAACAGAAACAAAATTTGGTGATATTAACCGATCTCCTTCTCGTATTCAATATCCAAAGAATTAA
- a CDS encoding DUF89 domain-containing protein codes for MKVYYECAPCFLRQAQEALDLATGDENLKIEIMAEITVLLGREFHNGAVSNVIGTSIHRLIKEKTGNPDPYLHIKAKCNEIAEEFLPQLIEFLQGEEDLEMFVKAAIVGNLIDFGALGVNCDPLNLMVDTIKAPLVINHTPELEKSLKSVKTVLYLADNTGEIVFDKLLIKKMEEYGLEVTVAVKENPILNDACLDDAYQVGLERMAKLVTTGTDSIGVIYEQVSSEFRHMLDNAELIISKGLGNYEGLTEIDFGEKPVFSLLNTKCGPTSRDLGVAEGSNVIVKLNY; via the coding sequence ATGAAAGTCTACTATGAATGTGCTCCCTGTTTCCTAAGACAGGCCCAAGAGGCCCTGGATTTGGCCACTGGTGATGAAAATCTAAAAATTGAAATCATGGCTGAAATAACTGTTCTTTTAGGCCGTGAATTTCATAATGGTGCTGTTTCTAATGTTATTGGAACCAGTATCCATCGTCTTATTAAAGAAAAAACTGGCAATCCTGATCCTTACTTGCATATTAAAGCAAAGTGCAATGAAATTGCAGAAGAATTCCTTCCTCAATTAATAGAATTTCTCCAAGGCGAAGAAGATCTGGAAATGTTTGTTAAAGCAGCCATTGTTGGCAATTTAATAGATTTCGGAGCTCTGGGAGTAAACTGTGATCCATTAAATTTAATGGTGGACACGATTAAGGCCCCTCTAGTTATAAATCACACTCCAGAACTTGAAAAATCACTTAAATCAGTTAAAACTGTTCTTTACTTGGCGGACAATACTGGAGAAATTGTTTTTGACAAATTATTAATAAAAAAGATGGAAGAATATGGTTTGGAAGTAACTGTAGCTGTAAAAGAAAATCCTATACTTAATGATGCTTGTTTAGATGATGCTTATCAAGTGGGCCTTGAACGGATGGCAAAACTGGTAACCACAGGCACGGATTCTATAGGTGTTATTTATGAGCAAGTATCCTCTGAATTTCGACACATGCTTGATAATGCTGAATTAATTATATCTAAAGGTTTAGGTAATTATGAGGGTCTTACTGAAATTGATTTTGGAGAAAAACCAGTATTTTCTCTTTTAAATACAAAATGTGGCCCTACTTCCAGGGATTTGGGGGTTGCAGAAGGTTCTAATGTTATAGTTAAGTTGAATTATTAA
- a CDS encoding DUF1932 domain-containing protein, which yields MKVGFLGFGEVSSTLSEGLLDNGVTVFTCLHGRSSNTKNKALEMGVTICDSYRELAETSEILISAVNPSNAVEVARDIGKYSRGIYVDINNVSPATVWEALGQVENKKTVDASIIGSVKKNGSNAQIIACGDSAKDFAVLNDYGLNIKIMGTEIGNCSQIKMLRSSYTKGVSALLWETISAAYKMGIDEEVMEIIGETEGHQFKNSANSRLISSFKHAKRRYEEMDEVKNLLSDEIDPIMADAIENMFEIILDQNKDFNKNDNNHKDYKDAIEFKSDLKSYKELFKHLYD from the coding sequence ATGAAAGTAGGCTTTTTAGGATTTGGTGAGGTTTCTTCTACTCTTTCAGAAGGGCTTTTAGATAATGGTGTGACTGTTTTCACTTGTTTACATGGTAGAAGCAGCAATACAAAAAATAAAGCTCTTGAAATGGGCGTAACTATTTGCGATAGTTATAGAGAACTCGCTGAAACTTCTGAAATACTTATTTCGGCCGTTAACCCATCTAATGCAGTTGAAGTAGCCCGAGATATAGGAAAATATTCTCGAGGAATTTATGTAGATATTAACAATGTTTCCCCAGCTACTGTCTGGGAGGCACTGGGCCAGGTAGAAAATAAAAAAACTGTGGATGCGTCCATCATTGGTAGTGTAAAAAAAAACGGTTCTAATGCTCAAATCATTGCTTGTGGTGATTCAGCCAAAGATTTTGCTGTTTTAAATGATTATGGATTAAATATAAAAATAATGGGAACTGAAATTGGAAACTGTTCTCAGATAAAAATGTTGAGAAGTTCTTATACTAAAGGAGTATCTGCTCTTCTTTGGGAGACAATTTCGGCAGCATATAAAATGGGGATTGATGAAGAAGTTATGGAAATTATTGGTGAAACTGAAGGGCATCAATTTAAAAATTCAGCTAATTCTAGATTAATAAGTAGTTTTAAACATGCTAAAAGAAGATATGAAGAAATGGATGAAGTTAAAAATCTTTTATCTGATGAAATCGACCCCATAATGGCAGATGCAATTGAAAACATGTTTGAAATTATTCTTGATCAAAATAAAGATTTTAATAAAAATGATAATAACCATAAAGATTATAAAGATGCCATAGAGTTTAAATCAGATCTTAAATCCTATAAAGAACTTTTTAAGCATTTATATGATTAA
- a CDS encoding nucleotidyltransferase family protein, translating into MIGISADFDPVHKGHVKLIQKGRQIAEETGDEVVIYLNKGYSANHAPFFADYESRKEMALKAGADRVVPIEGLHHRLTLAYSVPIRIAMMIEDGAVDYVDAAGVNVSVPMLTKKAKKFAKKGIFSGIPRNLPNRNVIRWFAVNEFLYNKYQRKMRFHIIDELSMGGKVSGREIRRQIVENDMEIPPQLDQVLPQSTIKILEKGIRKGTIPGERNLATITKRMNTYSRSKLTEIAHLNADAINSIIKGRFYREEDQVWATFRKAGYGPVLTRLAVSAIEEEVAKKEVLELIESYEKQGVIPPDQKVGKVIERAWFVSQKKEHNLSASEAHDKFRKGIELQKKPCMTFDAGLSIRSFEVEELESGMNAGIYVDQNGVLACEIRTEKKKIKSPLKLPGEMATYLRLLIDSHFIPVKAEVVEKERGIRIRITVDN; encoded by the coding sequence ATGATTGGCATAAGCGCTGATTTTGACCCGGTCCATAAAGGCCATGTTAAACTCATTCAAAAAGGAAGGCAAATAGCCGAAGAGACTGGAGATGAAGTTGTAATCTATCTTAACAAAGGTTATAGTGCTAATCACGCTCCATTTTTTGCAGATTATGAATCTAGAAAGGAAATGGCCCTTAAAGCCGGGGCAGATAGAGTAGTGCCTATTGAAGGCCTGCATCACCGCCTTACACTAGCCTATAGTGTGCCCATTAGGATAGCTATGATGATTGAAGACGGTGCTGTGGATTACGTAGATGCTGCGGGAGTGAATGTTTCAGTTCCCATGCTTACCAAGAAGGCCAAAAAATTCGCCAAAAAGGGAATATTTAGTGGAATTCCTCGAAATCTTCCTAATAGAAATGTTATAAGGTGGTTTGCAGTTAATGAGTTCCTATATAACAAATATCAGCGCAAAATGCGTTTCCATATTATCGACGAACTTTCCATGGGGGGAAAGGTTTCTGGAAGGGAAATAAGACGACAGATAGTTGAAAATGATATGGAAATACCTCCCCAATTGGATCAAGTTCTTCCCCAAAGCACCATCAAGATTTTGGAAAAAGGAATTAGAAAAGGGACTATTCCTGGAGAAAGAAACCTGGCCACCATTACCAAAAGAATGAACACCTATTCTCGCTCTAAATTAACTGAAATTGCTCATTTAAATGCAGATGCTATTAATTCTATAATTAAAGGAAGGTTTTATCGAGAAGAAGATCAAGTTTGGGCCACTTTCAGGAAAGCAGGTTATGGGCCAGTTCTCACCAGGTTGGCTGTGAGTGCTATTGAAGAAGAAGTAGCTAAAAAAGAGGTTTTAGAGTTAATTGAGTCCTATGAAAAACAGGGCGTTATTCCTCCAGATCAAAAAGTGGGTAAAGTTATAGAAAGAGCGTGGTTTGTTTCTCAAAAGAAAGAACATAATTTAAGTGCTAGTGAAGCCCATGATAAATTCAGAAAAGGAATTGAGCTTCAGAAAAAGCCGTGCATGACCTTTGATGCAGGATTAAGTATTAGAAGTTTTGAAGTTGAAGAATTAGAATCTGGTATGAATGCTGGAATTTATGTTGATCAAAATGGAGTTCTCGCCTGTGAGATTAGAACTGAGAAAAAGAAAATAAAAAGTCCATTGAAACTCCCCGGGGAAATGGCCACTTATCTTAGGCTTTTAATTGATTCTCATTTTATTCCAGTGAAAGCTGAAGTTGTGGAAAAGGAGAGAGGGATAAGGATTAGAATAACTGTGGATAATTAA
- a CDS encoding radical SAM protein — MIKEIKSKSVLNKHKKRDSLFLEDYTLNPYLGCSFNCVYCYVNGSKYGSRIPKDLSVKINAAEVLYRQLKNRARKKEYGIIALGSATDPYLHQEKDLKITRELLKIIYRFHFPLNLSTKSNLILRDMDLLKKIDESAKLPEDLATSLGKGTIITFSFSTMDNEMARIFEPAAPSPLDRLEAMAQLKEEGFLVGACLMPLLPFLSDTADQIDFIIKTVKEFGGDFVLSGGMTLFGDQCNDSRMKYYDALAEYFSEVLTKTKAIFDNSDYPPPYYQKKISDLTSEICRKYDIKSRII, encoded by the coding sequence TTGATTAAAGAAATAAAATCAAAATCTGTTCTCAACAAACATAAAAAAAGAGACAGTTTGTTTTTAGAGGATTATACACTTAATCCTTATCTGGGATGTTCTTTCAACTGTGTTTACTGCTATGTTAATGGGAGTAAGTATGGATCTAGAATTCCCAAGGATTTATCAGTGAAGATCAATGCTGCAGAAGTATTGTACCGCCAACTAAAAAATAGGGCCCGAAAAAAAGAATATGGAATTATAGCTTTAGGTTCTGCCACAGATCCTTACCTGCATCAGGAAAAAGATTTGAAAATTACCAGAGAACTTTTAAAAATTATCTACCGTTTTCATTTTCCCCTTAATTTATCTACTAAATCTAACCTTATTTTGAGAGATATGGACTTATTGAAAAAGATTGATGAATCTGCTAAATTACCAGAAGATCTTGCTACCAGCTTAGGAAAGGGCACCATAATTACCTTTTCTTTTTCTACCATGGATAATGAAATGGCAAGGATATTCGAACCTGCGGCACCTTCTCCTTTGGATAGGTTGGAAGCAATGGCCCAGCTAAAAGAGGAGGGATTTTTGGTCGGTGCTTGTTTAATGCCTCTTTTACCATTTCTATCAGACACAGCAGATCAAATTGATTTTATCATAAAAACTGTGAAGGAATTTGGTGGAGATTTTGTCCTTAGTGGAGGAATGACTTTATTTGGTGACCAGTGCAACGATTCTCGGATGAAATATTATGATGCACTTGCAGAATATTTTTCTGAAGTTTTAACCAAAACAAAGGCTATTTTTGACAATTCGGATTATCCTCCACCTTACTATCAGAAGAAGATTAGTGATTTAACTTCAGAAATTTGCAGGAAATATGATATTAAAAGCAGAATAATTTAA
- a CDS encoding TIGR00269 family protein: MKTCTKCGAPDVIIEKKHSGQRLCQDCFIQGTQQKVLKDIRKYKLIDKGDKVLVALSGGKDSVMVLDILNSLYERNIIEMTAVTIDEGIKGYREDGVRIARDHARRLGIEHNVVTFKDSFDTTLDDIMSTSSQRGACTYCGVFRRWILNREARNVGATKIATGHNLDDETQAILMNYLEGNIENLTRIGPKTSSRSEKFTVKIKPLREIPEKEVALYALARKLEVHFAGCPYASDSFRGEVGQFIKQLSQNHPTIMYSTLRGFDKLKPFIKKEFTKEFNMGKCTRCGEPSAHELCRTCIFCSELDK; this comes from the coding sequence ATGAAAACATGTACCAAATGTGGTGCCCCTGATGTTATTATTGAAAAAAAGCATTCTGGACAGAGACTTTGTCAGGATTGCTTTATTCAAGGAACACAGCAAAAGGTATTGAAAGATATTCGCAAGTACAAACTCATTGATAAGGGAGATAAAGTTCTGGTGGCCCTATCTGGTGGTAAAGACAGTGTTATGGTTCTGGATATATTAAATTCACTTTATGAAAGAAATATAATTGAAATGACTGCGGTAACCATTGATGAAGGTATCAAAGGATATCGGGAAGATGGGGTAAGAATAGCTCGTGACCATGCCCGACGTTTAGGGATAGAACACAATGTAGTTACTTTTAAAGACTCATTTGATACCACGCTGGATGATATAATGTCAACCTCTTCTCAAAGAGGGGCCTGTACTTACTGTGGTGTTTTTAGGCGCTGGATTTTAAATAGAGAGGCTAGAAATGTTGGAGCAACTAAAATTGCTACAGGTCATAATCTTGATGATGAAACCCAGGCCATTTTAATGAATTATTTAGAAGGCAATATTGAAAATCTAACTCGAATTGGCCCTAAAACCAGTTCCAGAAGTGAAAAGTTCACAGTGAAGATTAAACCTCTAAGGGAGATTCCAGAAAAAGAAGTAGCTCTTTATGCGCTGGCCAGAAAGTTGGAAGTTCATTTTGCAGGTTGTCCTTATGCCAGTGATTCTTTCCGAGGCGAAGTGGGCCAATTTATAAAGCAATTGTCTCAAAACCATCCCACTATCATGTACTCGACTTTAAGAGGATTTGATAAGCTAAAACCATTTATAAAAAAAGAATTTACTAAAGAATTTAATATGGGAAAATGCACTCGCTGTGGTGAGCCCTCTGCTCATGAACTGTGCCGGACCTGTATTTTTTGCAGTGAACTGGATAAATAG